One genomic region from Diabrotica undecimpunctata isolate CICGRU chromosome 9, icDiaUnde3, whole genome shotgun sequence encodes:
- the path gene encoding proton-coupled amino acid transporter-like protein pathetic, with product MAKPQNGSTEMDSFLPQDNSNSNGVTKYKISSKGDVEAAANHATYDPFKARQLAHPVSNCDTLTHLLKASLGTGILSMPAAFKASGLSMGIFLTIFVSLICTHCAYVLVTSAHELYKKTRKTQMGFADVAEEACLTGPQWGRKFAPFARNLIRIGLFVTYFMTCSCYTVIMAKNFNYVVNHHLGYEVEIRITIAILMVPLILLAYVPNLKYLAPFSMVANGFMAVGLGITFYYLVINLKPVSEVAMIADISTMPVFLSITIFAIEAIGVIMPLENNMGTPQSFIGLCGVLNQGMSGVTLVYILIGFFGYLAFGDKVEGSVTLNLPKEAIAAQLVNVLVAGAVFCTFGLQFYVCIDIAWTAIKDRYAKNEKVANYIMRTVMTFICVVLAIAVPTIIPFVSLIGAFCFSILGLAAPIMIEMLTFWEKGFGKYNWKLFKNLIVFIVAVLALVFGSKAAIEDIIDMYSKKTILDPILLGNGTAHGNYTVNGTLSETLSNFTSTLASLTSTTSIPTTTVNSTL from the exons ATG gcAAAACCTCAAAATGGTTCAACTGAGATGGATAGTTTCCTTCCTCAAGACAACTCTAATTCAAATGGAGtcacaaa GTACAAAATATCATCGAAAGGTGATGTAGAAGCAGCTGCAAATCATGCAACTTATGATCCATTTAAGGCTCGACAGTTAGCTCACCCAGTCTC gaattGTGATACTCTTACACatttattaaaagcttctctggGAACTGGTATATTATCCATGCCCGCCGCTTTCAAAGCTTCTGGTTTATCTATGggaatatttttaactatttttgtgTCTTTAATATGCACTCACTGCGCTTACGTGCTG GTAACAAGTGCGCACGAGCTGTACAAAAAGACGAGAAAAACACAAATGGGTTTTGCCGATGTAGCAGAAGAAGCTTGCCTAACAGGTCCCCAGTGGGGACGAAAGTTTGCACCGTTTGCTAG GAACCTTATACGTATCGGGCTATTCGTGACGTATTTTATGACCTGCAGTTGCTACACTGTCATAATGGCCAAAAACTTCAACTACGTCGTCAACCACCACTTGGGGTACGAGGTGGAAATTAGGATAACAATAGCAATTCTGATGGTTCCTCTCATTCTACTGGCGTATGTACCTAACTTAAAATATTTAGCCCCATTTTCCATGGTTGCTAATGGTTTCATGGCTGTAGGATTAGGAATTACGTTTTACTACCTTGTCATTAACCTCAAACCAGTTTCTGAAGTTGCCATGATAGCGGATATTAGTACCATGCCTGTGTTCCTCAGTATTACGATTTTTGCCATTGAAGCAATTGGTGTG ATTATGCCCTTGGAAAATAATATGGGAACACCTCAGTCTTTCATCGGTTTATGCGGAGTATTGAATCAAGGAATGAGCGGAGTTACTTTAGTATACATACTCATCGGTTTCTTTGGATATCTAGCTTTTGGAGACAAGGTTGAAGGATCAGTTACTTTAAATCTGCCTAAAGAAGCCAT TGCTGCCCAACTCGTCAACGTTTTAGTTGCTGGAGCGGTATTCTGTACTTTTGGACTGCAATTCTACGTATGCATCGACATCGCTTGGACAGCAATCAAGGATCGTTACGCCAAAAATGAAAAAGTGGCCAACTACATCATGCGCACCGTAATGACCTTCATATGCGTCGTGCTGGCAATTGCAGTACCCACCATCATACCATTTGTGTCATTAATCGGTGCGTTCTGCTTTTCAATTTTGGGATTAGCCGCTCCAATTATGATCGAAATGCTGACATTCTGGGAAAAAGGATTCGGAAAGTACAATTGGAAGCTCTTCAAGAACTTGATTGTATTCATCGTAGCTGTTTTGGCTTTGGTGTTCGGATCGAAGGCAGCTATTGAAGACATCATTGATATGTACTCGAAGAAGACTATCTTAGACCCGATACTATTAGGAAATGGAACAGCTCACGGCAACTACACCGTCAATGGTACTCTTAGTGAAACACTCTCAAATTTTACCAGCACTTTAGCGTCGCTAACATCAACGACGAGTATACCTACCACGACGGTAAATTCAACGCTATGA